Part of the Rhizobium sp. WYJ-E13 genome is shown below.
AACGCCCGCATCCTGGGGCTAGCCTCTTATACGCTCGAACACCGCAGGACGAGGGGTTGGCCGCCCTTTGGCCCGGATGACGCAGAAAAATGTGTCGCGCTCGCGCGCCGGGGCATCGAACTGGCGAGAGGCGACGCCACGATCATGGCCACCTGCGGCATGTCGCTCATTCAGGTCGGGCGTGAATATGATTGGGGCCTGGCGATCATGCAGGCCGCAGTCGACCTCAATCCGAACAGCCTTAACGTGGTCTTGAGGGCCGGAATTGCTCACCTTCATTGCGGCAATCTAGATCAGGCGCAGGAATATCTCATGCGCGCCCACCGCCTGAGCCCGCTTGATCCCTACGCCCACATCACCTTCAGTGGCCTCGCCGACATCGAGATGATCCGCGGCAATTACGAGCAATCGCTTCTCTGGGCGTCACGCTCTTTGGCGCTGAACCCGAATTTCGATCCGACGGTCTGGATTCTGATCACCGACAACATGCTTCTCGGACGGAAAGAAGAGGCAAAACGCTTCCTGCAGCATCTCCTGCGCATCGCGCCCGACAGCACGCTGGCAAGCATCGCGAGCGGACAGGCAACCAAAGTTCCCGAGCGCCTGGCCCTTGTCATCAACGGCCTGCGCGAGGCAGGCCTGCCGGAAGCTTAGGAATGTTTCGGCATTCTTTGGATCTTTTAGGCTGCTGCTAAAGGACCCGACGCAAGCAAGCGGGCCAATCTCCTTCCATCGCGCGCAAACAGCGCGCAGTGTGGGAGGTCCCCGATGTTATCGCCCTTGATGATCCTGTCGCTCGACCAAGGCAAGCTCACCCCTGCCCCACGGTCTGTCGGTCTATTCGATACCCGCCTGCTGGAGGACATTGCCGACTGTATCGTTGAGCCAGAAGTGCCAAGCTCAGCCGGTCCGCAGACCGCCGGACTAATGGCCTTCATCCGCAAAAGCTTGCGGTTCTGGCCGCGGACCCTTCCCGCTCAGCACAGCTGAACCGGCTGAAGCCGTAAACTAGTGCTTCTTCTGCTGCTGTTCGGCAGCCGCAACGCGGTTCAGCATCGCCACCATCTTTTTCTTGATCGAGCCGTAGGTGCCGAGTTCGAAATCGCAGCTGAAGCAGGTGATGATGTCGCTGTCGATCGGCTGCGGGCGCGGAAACTTCATGCGCGTGTTGCGGCACTTCGGGCAAGGGACTTCGATCTGCATGTTTCAGCGGCTCCTAATAGCGTCTCTGGCGATGCCTTAGCATATATGCCAAACCCAGCAAGCTCTTCCTGCAATGTCCACTGCGGGAAGAAACCCCACGATCCCCCTTTCTTCTCGTCAGAATTTCTCGCAATCTCACGAGTCGGAGGAAGAACAGGGGAACTGAATGTATGAATATGCCATAGCTTGGGAATGGCTGGCCTTTGCGGCGCGCTGGTTCCATGTCGTCACGGCGATTGCCTGGATTGGATCGTCCTTCTATTTCATTGCGCTCGACCTTGGTCTGGTGAAGCGCCCGCATCTGCCCGCCGGCGTCCATGGCGAGGAATGGCAGGTGCATGGTGGCGGCTTCTACCACATACAGAAATACCTGGTGGCTCCGGCCGAGATGCCGGAACACCTGACCTGGTTCAAATATGAGAGCTATTTCACCTGGCTCTCCGGCTTCCTGATGCTCTGCATCGTCTATTATGGTGGGGCCGATCTCTTCCTCATCGACCGCCATGTGCTCGATATTTCCAAGCCCGTCGCGATCCTGATCTCACTCGCGTCGCTCGGCTTCGGCTGGATCGTATACGACCTGCTCTGCAAGTCGCCGCTCGGCAAGAACACCTGGGGTCTGATGGCGGTGCTCTATGTCGTGCTGGTCTTCATGGCCTGGGGCTATACGCAGGTCTTCACCGGCCGCGCAGCCTTCCTGCATCTCGGCGCCTTCACCGCCACGATCATGTCGGCCAACGTCTTCATGATCATCATTCCCAACCAGAAGATCGTCGTCGCCGACCTGATCGCCGGCCGCACGCCGGATGCCAAATACGGCTACATGGCCAAGCAGCGTTCGCTGCATAACAACTACCTGACGCTGCCCGTCATCTTCTTCATGCTGTCGAACCACTATCCCCTGGCCTTCGGCACCGCCTTCAACTGGGTGATCGCAGCCCTCGTCTTTCTAATGGGTGTCACGATTCGCCACTGGTTCAACACCACGCACGCCCGCAAGGGCCGGCCCACCTGGACCTGGATCGTCACAGTCGTGCTCTTCATCCTCATCATGTGGCTGTCGACCGTGCCCAAGCTGCTGACCGGCGAGGATCAGACCGTATCCGTCGCTCCAGCCTTCCAGCAATTTGCCGGCGATCCGCATTTTCCTGCGGTAAAGCAGTTGATCGGCACGCGCTGTTCCATGTGTCATGCGGCAGAACCGGTCTATGAAGGTATCGCCCGGCCGCCGAAGGGCGTAGTTTTGGAAAATGACGCAGAAATCGCCGCCCATGCGCGCGAAATCTATATACAGGCCGGCCGAAGCCATGCAATGCCGCCGGGCAACGTGACCGATATCACGCCCGACGAGCGCAGGCTGCTCGTCGCCTGGTTCGAAAGCGCAGTCGAAGGCAAACAAGAATGACCACAACACTTCTGCGCGGGCGCCTGCTCTCCTTCCGCCGCGCTCCGCTCAGCCTCGCCGATGGTGAGAGCTATTTTTACGAGACAGATGGTGGTCTGCTGATCGAAAATGGCATCATCGCCGCAATCGGCGCCTATGCTGACGTCAAGGCCAAGGCGCCTGTTGAGGTCGTCGAAATCGATCACCGTCCGCATCTGATCATGCCTGGTCTCATCGACATGCACCTGCATTTCCCGCAGATGCAGGTGATCGCCTCCTATGCCGCAAATCTGCTGGAATGGCTGAACACCTACACATTCCCGGAGGAATGCCGCTTCGTCGAAAGCGCCCATGCCGAGAGGATCGCCACGCATTTCTACGACGAGTTGATCCGCCACGGCACCACGACGGCCGTCGCCTATTGCTCTGTTCACAAGACTTCGGCCGACGCCTATTTCGCGGAAGCCATGCGCCGCAACATGCGCATGGTCGGCGGCAAGGTGATGATGGACCGCAACGCGCCGCAGGGCCTGCTCGATACACCTGAGATGGGCTACGACGAAACCCGGCAGGTGATTGCCGACTGGCACGGCAAGGGCCGCAACCACGTCGCCATCACGCCACGCTTTGCCATTACCTCGACACCGGCGCAGATGGAGGCGACGGCAGCGCTCGCCCGTGAATTTCCCGATCTTCACATCCAGACGCACCTCTCGGAAAACCACGACGAAATCAAATTCACCTGCGCGCTCTATCCTGATGCGACCGACTACACCGATATCTACGCCCGCTATGGCCTGCTTGGACCGAAGAGCCTCTTCGGCCACGCCATCCATCTTTCGGATCGTGAAGCAGATGCCATGAGCGAAAGCAGTGCAGTCGCCGTCCATTGCCCGACCTCGAACCTCTTCCTCGGCTCCGGCCTCTTCCCTCTGAAGGAGCTTGCCCGCCGGCACAAGCCGGTCCGTATCGGCGTTGCCACCGATATCGGCGGCGGTTCGAGCTATTCCATGCTGAAGACCATGGACGAGGCCTACAAGATCCAGCAGCTCCTGGGCGAACGCCTCAATCCGCTCGACAGCTATTATTACATGACGCTCGGCAATGCCGAGGCGCTGTCGCTGGCCGACAGGATCGGCACGCTGGAACCGGGTACGGACGCCGATATCGTCGTTCTCAACGCCGCCGCAACGCCAGCCATGGCCTTGAAAATGGAAGTGGTAAAGACATTGCCGGAGGAGCTTTTCCTGCTGCAGACCATGGGCGACGACCGCTCGGTGACCGAGACCTACGTGGCCGGCGTGGCGGTGAAGGGCCAGCTTTCCAAAACTGCCGGCTAAGGCAAAAACTGCCCTGGAATCAAATAGCAAAGCGCCGAAAAAGCGTGGTACATGAGCGAACTGTTCAGATCTGAAGGTTCGCTTCATGGCCAGACCGCTTACCATTGTCGATCTCAAGAAAATGGCTCAGCGTCGTGTGCCGAAGATGTTCTTCGATTATGC
Proteins encoded:
- a CDS encoding urate hydroxylase PuuD produces the protein MYEYAIAWEWLAFAARWFHVVTAIAWIGSSFYFIALDLGLVKRPHLPAGVHGEEWQVHGGGFYHIQKYLVAPAEMPEHLTWFKYESYFTWLSGFLMLCIVYYGGADLFLIDRHVLDISKPVAILISLASLGFGWIVYDLLCKSPLGKNTWGLMAVLYVVLVFMAWGYTQVFTGRAAFLHLGAFTATIMSANVFMIIIPNQKIVVADLIAGRTPDAKYGYMAKQRSLHNNYLTLPVIFFMLSNHYPLAFGTAFNWVIAALVFLMGVTIRHWFNTTHARKGRPTWTWIVTVVLFILIMWLSTVPKLLTGEDQTVSVAPAFQQFAGDPHFPAVKQLIGTRCSMCHAAEPVYEGIARPPKGVVLENDAEIAAHAREIYIQAGRSHAMPPGNVTDITPDERRLLVAWFESAVEGKQE
- the guaD gene encoding guanine deaminase; amino-acid sequence: MTTTLLRGRLLSFRRAPLSLADGESYFYETDGGLLIENGIIAAIGAYADVKAKAPVEVVEIDHRPHLIMPGLIDMHLHFPQMQVIASYAANLLEWLNTYTFPEECRFVESAHAERIATHFYDELIRHGTTTAVAYCSVHKTSADAYFAEAMRRNMRMVGGKVMMDRNAPQGLLDTPEMGYDETRQVIADWHGKGRNHVAITPRFAITSTPAQMEATAALAREFPDLHIQTHLSENHDEIKFTCALYPDATDYTDIYARYGLLGPKSLFGHAIHLSDREADAMSESSAVAVHCPTSNLFLGSGLFPLKELARRHKPVRIGVATDIGGGSSYSMLKTMDEAYKIQQLLGERLNPLDSYYYMTLGNAEALSLADRIGTLEPGTDADIVVLNAAATPAMALKMEVVKTLPEELFLLQTMGDDRSVTETYVAGVAVKGQLSKTAG